The following is a genomic window from Xiphophorus couchianus chromosome 5, X_couchianus-1.0, whole genome shotgun sequence.
gctgctgctgctgatgtttttcttgaGGAAGCATGTGTCTCTCACCATCAGCCTGTTCCATGTGACAGGTAAAGTGTTCACCAGCCTCCCCATGCTGTTCCTGCATCCCTTCTGGACCTTTCTCAGCCTCATGATGTTCTGGGTTTACTGGATAGCTGTGCTTCTCTTCCTCGGGACGTCAGGTCAGCTAAAACACACATTATTTCCACttaaagtatttacatttttgaatgttccTCTGTAAGTCATTTCTTCAAATTCTGATGGTCTTTGATACCATTCCCAAACAAACAGACTATTAAGTGTGTGGCATTTAGTTGGGCTTTTGTGTCATGGCTGAACTCCCACATCTGGAATCCTGTGGCAGTCTCATGATGTGGAGAACAAGGTCAAAGGGCTTTCTCAATTCATCTCCCACTTCTCCTTTCTGCTGGGAAATAgtcagaatgaaaacaaaagacaaacacagaaaagctgATGAGTCAAATTTATGCCTTATTTGTGTTTTGGggcatttttagttttatggaaaagatatttcattcattattgACCATATATTAACACCTTGAAGTATGAATTTTAGTGACAGTAAATGTACAGTAGATGTACTTTATCAAGTGGAGACAAGTTTGTTTAGCGTTGCTCagggaaaaataacaaaatcactGCAGTGAATGAGAATTTGAAGGGCATACCTTTCTTTGCATTCATAATTGCTTATTTGCAcaagattgtttttattctggCAGACACTCCCAGTtaagatgtgcaaaaaaacttttaaaataaattcaccttTTATTGGAGCAGCAAAACCTCTTTTAGAAAGTAGCCTTTAGGATTTGGATGTTGGATGGGACTGAGAGAAGCATAAAAGGTTGGTTTTGTGTTTACTGAAGCATTCTTCACATGGATTATTATCCAACTGAAACATCAGATGagctgtttttacttttcttgcTGAGTCTgccaatttttttctatttaagttCTCCTGGTGCCTCAAGACTTTTTGATACCATGCAGTCTAACAAGAACCTGTGGAACAGAATTAGGCCCAAAGCATTACAGATCCTCCTTCGAACCAAAGCAAACAACAttaaaaggtgtaaaaaaaaattaaaaccttacACCTAAAGcaaactgtttttgttctgatcaTTGTTGCATTTAGCAAACTCCACTTATCATTTGGGCCGGAAGGATAAACAAGGTTTTTAATCATAAACTTCAGTACCATGGTCATTATGGGACATTAtgaattacaattttaaaaatgacatttttgtaaCTAGCAACATATTGAAATGCAAAACCAGTTTTTAGTACTGTTTAAGAGTATAAATACGTTTCAACACAAGCATAAAAATCATTAATCAGTTCACACAACCAACTGGAATCTcttcatttttgtgaaaaaatgctTAGATATGTATTCTGTCCTATTGAATTTTAAAACCTAactttatcattattttgttggtttctgtCCCTTTATGGAATGTTCTAATAGTTTAAATGCCCAGTTTCATTTAATATGATGTTTATAACAACTATTGGTTATAGAATTTCAATTTCCCTGAGAGGTCACTTATGGCTTCAGTAAACTTCTCAGGTCCTTATCCATGTTTGTCACTGTTCCAATTGgtttaaagaggaaaagagcAGCTAGtatctctgcagaccccacacatcctgaaCACAAATTGTTTAAACTTTTACCTTCAGGTCGGTGCTACAGAGCGCAAAAACCAGCTGCCACAGAGACGGTTTCTACCCCCAGGCTGACTCTCTGAATACAATGTTCTCTTTGCAGCCAGAATACTATATAGAGTTCGTTCACTGCTCAACTAGAaagcaaaatatacattttgcatcgTTCCAGTTTTGAATATGTGGTATGCTACATTACATTTATTACTCATGGAAGCAGAAAGTCTTGAGCTGCTAATCTAAAATTCCTAGGTATTCTGACTAAtgtaaaaaaagcaaacatgtccCACAGTTTCAAGTGACTGACAAAGATAAGAAGACAATCAAAGACGCATGATAGGAAATTAATGTTAAAAGGGAAAAACTTTCCAGGCGTTTTGAGGGGAAAGAAAATCTACCAGTAGACAAACTGCTTGGTTCTTGTCAACTGTATAGCTTGTTTTGTCCTCCAGGATCTCCTGTAAAGAACAACTCCACAGGTGTGGTTGAGTATCAGATGGAGGGGCCTCTTCAGTACATGGTGTGGTATCACCTTGTTGGTCTCATCTGGATCAGTGAGTTCATCCTGGCTTTCCAGCAGATGACCATCGCTGGAGCAGTCAGCACTTATTTTTTCACAAGGTGCTATAATAGTTGGAAAAGACttgtgtttccattttattttaactttacctaaaaaaaaatttaaccacTCAGTGTAAAGTAGCTTCATTGGCAAAACATATAAGCTAGAGGGTGTTTGCAATAAACGCATCCAAAAAGAATTACTTAAATGGCTAAAAACTTCTAACATTACAAATGTCCATTTTTGGTTGAAAGGTCCCATCATAACATTTCTGGAGAAGAAATTTGTCTAATTTGTCTTCAGCGTACTGCATGTCTCTGCTAGTAGGGGAAGAAATGTCAAAGCCCCAGAGGATCACACGGTCACCACCTTGCTTTACTGTAGATATTATGTTCTTTTCAGCAGATGCTTCATTCCTCCTCCTCTAGACGTACTGCTGCTGTTATGAACCAATGGAAGCTgacttttcttgtgtttcttgtttttggtcGGAAGTGATGCTTCCATCACGTCCTGAAGGTGTAGCCATTGTTCTGCAGCCTATGCTCCCAACTTTATGTTTAGGAATATGCAGAGTAGTTGCTATATTTTTTATagctctttttcttgtttttgcgaGGCAAAATTTTTCTCTGACCCTTTTGGATGTTTGTCTAAGATTTGGCCATTTCTCTAACATGAGGTGAAATGTTACTATCACCTGTGTAGGTTTCTTGTGTCTTGTCTCAAGGATACTTGATGCAGTAATGAAGCTCATGATTGGTTACATCAGATGtactttaaagcaaaactgaTTTGTAAATGTGTGCTCTATTCAGGGTGATTGAATTCCTTTTGAGACTGTAATTGATATAAAAATTTGGCCTTAACATTAAATTTGGAAAATgatttttgcaattttgtttctttactttttaagCCATTCTTGTGTTATTTGTTCATTGTAAACACCAAAATAACTTCAGATTTTGCCCATGAACCTACTCTGGAATAATTTTTGGAACAATTGTATGCTACATGATTTCAATTACATTGTCTTTTTATGTGTGACTGAATTTAGGGACAAGAATAACTTACCACAATTTACAGTAGTTTACTCTTCAATTAACACCTTGCGCTACCACATGGGCACTGTGGCAAAGGGATCCTTCATCATCACACTGGTTAAGATTCCTCGTATCATCCTGACGTACATCCACACCCAGCTCAAAGGAAAAGTGAGCCATAAACCTTTATAACCAGATTGTGCAAGTTGACATTACGTGCATTTTTATACATATCTGCAAGCTAggattttattatatatatataatttttttttctttttcattttccaggAAAATGCTTGCGCTCGTTGCATGTTGAAAGCCTGCGTCTGTTGTCTGTATTGTCTTGAAAAGTGTTTGGCATTCCTAAATCAAGTAAGTAGCAACGGGGATATGAGGACAGAATATACAAGATTtcacaaaaagcattttgtttttgtacaatttaaCAAAGCAAATGTTGACTTGTTTCAGAATGCCTATACTGCAACAGCCATCAACAGCACCAACTTCTGCTCTTCAGTTTGTGATGCTTTTAAACTCTTGCTTGAGAACGCGGCCCAAGTGGCAGTCATTAACACAGTAGGGGACTTTGTCCTCTTTATGGGAAAGGTAAGATGcatcacacatttgttttttccttttctctttttgtgacAATTTTTGTTAATAGCACATTTTGGATGCAGTTTGACAATATCCCATGGTCAGTTTCAATTCTTCTCTCCCTAAAATTTATTTAACCAAGGTAAAACCTAAATTCTCCTAAAACAAGCTTCCACACTCGTATGCCTCTTGTGACTTAACAAAAAGCAAtttaacagatttcttttgaataaattatattatagttattttcctgttgttttccttcagtgAGCTTAGTCTTCGGTGGGAAAACACTCTCCCTTACCTAGCTGGGTTTATATTGTCAGGGCacatttgttgttgtaaaaaatataaaacacagtgttatattttaaatagtttacaATTCTAAACTTaaattgaaaatgcattttgactTGAAGAAAATCGatgtcatcgttcacaacttcttctgttcgctGTTTGGCCCGGTACAAATTCTACCAGAGGAATCAAAGTCAGTGGGAGAAATCTTGGATTCTCTTGGATTTTAATCGAAAGGAATTGCGTAGGAAGATGATAGCCAGGCTAACTTGACACTACAATGATGTTTAACTTTGAATTCAAACATGATGTGAACTGACAGCTTGTGTTTCCATCTAGTGgacaaaatgtgtatttgttcTGTCCCTGTTGAGAAACCTCTAATCACAACTTGTTTGTCAGGTTCTAATAGTCTCCTGTACAGCTTTTGCGGGCATCCTGGCTCTGAATTACCAACAGGACTACACCGTCTGGGTGCTACCTCTCCTCATCTCCTGTCTGTTTGCCTACCTCGTGGCCAACTGCTTCCTCTCTCTGTTTGAGAACGTGGTCGACGTCCTCTTTCTCTGCTATGCTGTGGACAAAAAGCACAATGACGGCAGCTCTGGGCGACCGTACTACATGGACAAGGAATTGATGGTGAGGCGGCTTGTTGAGTGCCTGCGAGTTATTGTCATTATAATTCCATGGTTCAGTAGCTAAACATGTTTTAGCTTCAGCTCCCAATGAGTCATGATAGTCCAAGggaaaattttatgaaaattcaCTGATAAATTTTAGACTCTTGAGAAAATTGTATTTCTCCATTGAAGGTCATCAGACCTTCAATCAGACCCACCATTGAATATCAATTCAATGGtgaattttcataaaatttcaGATCTCATTGGGAGCTGAAGCTAAATCATGTCCATCTATTGCTTTGATAGGTACAAGTGAAATGGCAGTTTACCTTACAGATGAATTAAAACTTAGCTTCACCACTTTATTGTTGTTGCTTCATGATTTGCTAAAATAACAGtataataaaaacttaaacattCAGTCTGGATATGTGTGGAATTTTGAATTGGAAAACTAGTGTTGACCCTGATCTTGATTCTCATAAATTGAGTttaacagaattttattttatttatttatttttttgtaccagGAGCATATTGAGAAGAGTAGTAAAATGGGTAAATACAAGTCGCCAGAGGGAGAGGGACGGGAAATGAAGCCCATGGTGAGTAGAAAAATCTTCATGTGATGTGGCGATGTATTTCTTTCTATCTACTACGTAAATAAgtactaaatatgtttttttcatcttgcAGAAAGGTGGAGAGAGTTCAGCTTGACCAATTATCTAACCACCATGTCataaaagctgctttaaaaaagCTCCTGAAATGCAACAGTATGACAAGAATGAAGTCAGGTTTACCGGTAACCAGCATCAAATTCAGAGGTTTCAGCAGAATTTACTATTCTTTTTGGACAGTTACACCGTATAGATTTTACTGTGTTGTAAAGAGAGGGATTTTCATAAAAACTTCAGACTAATAGGGAAAAGGAGATGTTTTAGCTTTGTTTTAGTCATTTGATacgttttggtttgttttccctttgctgccaaatatttgcttttattgctttttttaaaacatgcgATTCAGTACTGTTAACTCATCTGTATGTTCTTGTTGTATATGTTAAGGTCAACAGATGTATTAACACTGGTGTCCAATAATGCATtgaatttgtttggtttttaaatggGTTGcctaaataaatctttttaatataaaaactgttttattattctgcttcGCTGTCCTCAGTCTGCTTTATGATGATTATAATTaggatttaaaaagtacattatTTTGTGAGGGCGGATTCTGACTTGGTGGTATCACTATCGTTAAGTGACCATAGGGACAACTTATTAATAActtcatgaataaatttgagGCTTTTTGAATTGCATGTGTAAAAGATCAACATTTCATGGTTGTGTTTAACCACTGGAGGGCAGCAAATCCATACAAATGTTATTGATATTTTACCAACAATTTTGAGctgaaaatcttaaaataagggatttttaaaattatttcaaatactTTTGTATATGTTCTAGATTTTAAACACAGGACCTACTTCAATTTTGTGTATAGATTAGACAAGTTAGTGGAAGCAGAAGGCCGACTCGGTCTGATCTATGTCAGTTTCTCCTAACTGTATTGATCTATAGGCTCCTGCCTCAttcttttcagtttgttgaaCAGCCACGGACCAAACCACTGAGCAGTTAGTGGTTATTAATGGGACAGCTGTCTCTGCAAACTGCTTCCACCTCCATAAAATACAGGAATCAAGAGGAAAACCGCTCGATGCTCAGCTCGTGACTCACCCTGGGCTGATTTCTATGAAACAGCACAATGACCATTCATACAACGTCCTTCTCTTATGGAGGAAAAGGAAGTGAAACTCACATagccaaaacatgaaaattaaataattcataatttcCAGAAATATCATATATGTTTGGTTTGCAAATG
Proteins encoded in this region:
- the LOC114144918 gene encoding choline transporter-like protein 1, giving the protein MGCCSSTEGERDWKPTENRRYTDIPWLIIFSLFCIGMALICGFAIATGGASRLVSGYDSYGNTCGRNNTNKKIDGVPLSGADMTEKKYVFFLEPCKFDVINRKIKSIALCVSKCPATELKTYRELKEFALSNGSNLCSYELTPTRYESSNERFLKCPKLPVPQSKAVPVFHRCIPMDISCYAEFAQAFITFVGDNTVLRRVIAGVITSKEIIMGLCVLAFVLSLIMTLVIRYISKVLVVILTILVIIGSVGGTGILWWLYADQKYALSNNSTSILWKEVAGDNDKALLVYAIGATIFTVVLLLLMFFLRKHVSLTISLFHVTGKVFTSLPMLFLHPFWTFLSLMMFWVYWIAVLLFLGTSGSPVKNNSTGVVEYQMEGPLQYMVWYHLVGLIWISEFILAFQQMTIAGAVSTYFFTRDKNNLPQFTVVYSSINTLRYHMGTVAKGSFIITLVKIPRIILTYIHTQLKGKENACARCMLKACVCCLYCLEKCLAFLNQNAYTATAINSTNFCSSVCDAFKLLLENAAQVAVINTVGDFVLFMGKVLIVSCTAFAGILALNYQQDYTVWVLPLLISCLFAYLVANCFLSLFENVVDVLFLCYAVDKKHNDGSSGRPYYMDKELMEHIEKSSKMGKYKSPEGEGREMKPMKGGESSA